AAGGCCCCCCTTGCCTACGGTATACTCTCCGGCCCCCCGGGAGGGTATCTAGGGTGACCCAAGCGTCCGCCGCTCGGCGGGCAGCCCACCTGGGACTCATTCTGTGAGGTCAGCATGACATTCGCATCCGCTCGGCGGGAGTGTGCCCGACGGGGTGACACGCGACGCGCGACTCCGCTCCTGTTCGCCGCGCTCGGCCTGCTGCTGGTTCTGTTCTCCTTCTCGCCCCTGCGCGCCGAGTCCGGCGCCGCGGAGCACAAGCCGGGCGGCGAGGCCAACCTCGTCCTTCCCGACCTGAGCCAGGTGAGCTTCCTCGGGGGGATCGACGGGCACACCTTGCTGCTGGTCGGGCTCGTCGTCTGCGCTCTCGGGCTGGGCTTCGGGATGGCGATCTACGCGCAGCTCAAGAACCTCCCGGTGCACGCCTCGATGCGCGAGATCTCCGAGCTGATCTACGAAACCTGCAAGACCTACCTCATGCAGCAGGGCAAGTTCCTGCTGATCCTCGAGACCTTCATCGGCGTCATCATCGCCTTCTACTTCGGGGTCCTGCTGCAGTTCCCCGCCCTCAAGGTGGCGATCATCCTCCTGTTCAGCCTGGTGGGGATCGCCGGCAGCTACGGCGTGGCCTGGTTCGGCATCCGGGTCAACACCTTCGCCAACTCGCGCACCGCCTTCGCCAGCCTGGCCGGCAAGCCCTATCCCTGTTACGCCATTCCCCTCAAGGCGGGGATGTCCATCGGCATGCTGCTCATCAGCGTCGAGCTGGTGATCATGCTGTTCATCCTCCTGTTCGTCCCCGGAGATTACGCGGGCCCTTGCTTCATCGGGTTCGCCATCGGGGAGTCGCTGGGCGCTGCGGCGCTGCGCATCGCGGGAGGGATCTTCACCAAGATCGCCGACATCGGCGCCGACCTCATGAAGATCGTCTTCAAGATCAAGGAGGACGACGCGCGCAACCCCGGCGTCATCGCCGATTGCACCGGCGACAACGCCGGAGACTCGGTCGGCCCTTCGGCCGATGGCTTCGAGACCTACGGCGTCACGGGGGTGGCGCTCATCTCGTTCATCCTGCTCGCCGTCACGAGTGCGACGGTGCAGGTCCAGCTGCTGGTCTGGATCTTCATGATGCGCATCGTGATGGTCATCGCTTCGGGCGCCTCCTACCTGATCAACGAGGCCCTGGCCCGAGGGCAGTACCGGACGGTCGACAAGATGGACTATGAGGCGCCGCTCACCCGGCTCGTCTGGCTGACCTCGTTCATGTCCATCGCCCTCACGTTCGTCGCGTCCTACCTGCTGATTCCGCAGCTCGGCGACGGCAGCCTCTGGTGGAAGCTCTCCATGGTCATCACCTGCGGCACGCTCGCGGGGGCCGTCATCCCGGAGCTGGTCAAGATCTTCACCTCCACCAACTCGGGGCACGTCCGCGAGGTGGTGGCCTCGGCACGCGAGGGCGGG
This genomic stretch from Candidatus Polarisedimenticolia bacterium harbors:
- a CDS encoding sodium-translocating pyrophosphatase, with the protein product MTFASARRECARRGDTRRATPLLFAALGLLLVLFSFSPLRAESGAAEHKPGGEANLVLPDLSQVSFLGGIDGHTLLLVGLVVCALGLGFGMAIYAQLKNLPVHASMREISELIYETCKTYLMQQGKFLLILETFIGVIIAFYFGVLLQFPALKVAIILLFSLVGIAGSYGVAWFGIRVNTFANSRTAFASLAGKPYPCYAIPLKAGMSIGMLLISVELVIMLFILLFVPGDYAGPCFIGFAIGESLGAAALRIAGGIFTKIADIGADLMKIVFKIKEDDARNPGVIADCTGDNAGDSVGPSADGFETYGVTGVALISFILLAVTSATVQVQLLVWIFMMRIVMVIASGASYLINEALARGQYRTVDKMDYEAPLTRLVWLTSFMSIALTFVASYLLIPQLGDGSLWWKLSMVITCGTLAGAVIPELVKIFTSTNSGHVREVVASAREGGASLNILSGLVAGNFSAYWLGMAILSLMGIAYGISTMGFGEILPVAPAVFAFGLVAFGFLGMGPVTIAVDSYGPVTDNAQSVYELSTIEQIPGVKEQIKKEYGFDVNFERAKHNLEENDGAGNTFKATAKPVLIGTAVVGATTMIFSIIVALTSGLTTNIDKLSLMHPPFLLGLIAGGAMIYWFTGASIQAVTTGAYRAVEFIKANIKLEGATKASVSDSKKVVEICTQYAQKGMFNIFLSVFFGTLAFAFFEPFFFIGYLISIALFGLFQAIFMANAGGAWDNAKKIVEVDLKEKGTELHAATVVGDTVGDPFKDTSSVAMNPVIKFTTLFGLLAVELAVSVTYQQGNSTLTHVLAAAFFAVSVFFVRRSFYGMRITKAT